GCGCACTGCCGAGGCGGCCACGAAGCTGCTGCACGACGCCGTGGCGCTTGAAGAGGCCGGCGCATTCATGATCGTGCTGGAGTGCATCCCGGCGCAGGTCGCGGAGCTGATCAGCAAGCGTCTCTCCATACCCACCATCGGCATTGGCGGCGGAGCGGCATGCGACGGACAGGTGCTGGTCTTTCACGACACCCTGGGCCTCTTTGAGCGGTTCGTGCCCAAATTCGTCAAGCAGTTCGAGACACTCGGAGTGAAAGCCAAGGACGCGCTCAGCGTCTATGCCGATGAAGTCCGTAGCGGCGCATTTCCTGACGCCGCGCATTCCTTTTCCATGAATGAAGAGCAGTTGCAGAAGATTTACGGCGACGTTCAGAGCTGACATCCGGCTCTGTTCGGTTTTCGTTTTTTTTGCTAGGGATGCACGCGGTGTGAAGATTCACGATCAGCCGCGAGGAGATGAGCATGCCCAACATCATTCGCCCCAACATCAATCGGCGACAGTGGCCGCGTCACGAAAAGAAATATCTGGTGCAGATATCCACGTCCCTGCAAAGCGGGTACAGCCCGGCCACGGTGTACAATTTCAGTCGCGGGGGGCTGTGTTTCGTCCATCCCGAACCACTGGACAAGGGGAGCGGGCTCATGGTCCGCCTGCCGCAGGATTTGGTGGGTCTGTCCCGGGACGTGAGAGCCAAAGTCAAATGGTGCGTGCCTTCCAGCCAGGGAGGCTACTCCATCGGTATCCG
This DNA window, taken from Desulfomicrobium sp. ZS1, encodes the following:
- a CDS encoding PilZ domain-containing protein; translation: MPNIIRPNINRRQWPRHEKKYLVQISTSLQSGYSPATVYNFSRGGLCFVHPEPLDKGSGLMVRLPQDLVGLSRDVRAKVKWCVPSSQGGYSIGIRYDEPLLWTRYE